A genomic window from Micromonospora ferruginea includes:
- the lipA gene encoding lipoyl synthase produces MTAVARRSSTAADRRRLDFVTIEQTAPTTEQPARTATVAPEGRRMLRIEARNAETPIERKPPWIKVKAKMGPEYTELRGLVSREGLHTVCQEAGCPNIYECWEDREATFLIGGDQCTRRCDFCQIDTGKPAEFDADEPRRVAESVAAMGLRYATITGVARDDLPDGGAWLYAETVRQIHALQSGCGVELLIPDFNAVPEQLAEVFGSRPEVLAHNVETVPRIFKRIRPAFRYERSLDVIRQARADGLVTKSNLILGMGEERAEVSQALRDLHEAGCELITITQYLRPTPRHHPVTRWVKPEEFVELREEAEEIGFAGVMSGPLVRSSYRAGRLYQQALAAREQVAVTG; encoded by the coding sequence GTGACGGCCGTCGCCCGACGTTCATCGACCGCCGCCGACCGGCGTAGGCTCGATTTCGTGACGATCGAGCAAACCGCGCCGACGACTGAGCAGCCCGCGCGCACCGCGACGGTCGCCCCGGAGGGGCGGCGCATGCTGCGGATCGAAGCGCGCAACGCCGAGACACCGATCGAGCGCAAGCCACCGTGGATCAAGGTCAAGGCCAAGATGGGCCCGGAGTACACCGAGCTGCGCGGGCTCGTCTCGCGCGAAGGTCTGCACACGGTGTGCCAGGAGGCCGGCTGCCCCAACATCTACGAGTGCTGGGAGGACCGCGAGGCCACCTTCCTCATCGGCGGCGACCAGTGCACCCGGCGCTGCGACTTCTGCCAGATCGACACCGGCAAGCCGGCCGAGTTCGACGCCGACGAGCCGCGCCGGGTCGCCGAGTCGGTCGCCGCGATGGGCCTGCGCTACGCCACCATCACCGGGGTGGCCCGCGACGACCTGCCCGACGGCGGCGCCTGGCTCTACGCCGAGACGGTCCGGCAGATCCACGCCCTGCAGTCCGGCTGCGGCGTCGAGCTGCTGATCCCCGACTTCAACGCGGTGCCCGAGCAGCTCGCCGAGGTCTTCGGGTCGCGTCCCGAGGTGCTGGCGCACAACGTGGAGACCGTGCCGCGCATCTTCAAGCGGATCCGCCCGGCCTTCCGCTACGAGCGGTCGCTCGACGTGATCCGCCAGGCCCGCGCCGACGGCCTGGTCACCAAGAGCAACCTCATCCTCGGCATGGGCGAGGAGCGCGCCGAGGTCTCCCAGGCGCTGCGCGACCTGCACGAGGCCGGCTGCGAGCTGATCACCATCACGCAGTACCTGCGCCCCACCCCCCGGCACCACCCGGTCACCCGCTGGGTCAAGCCCGAGGAGTTCGTCGAGCTGCGCGAGGAGGCCGAGGAGATCGGCTTCGCCGGCGTGATGAGCGGTCCGCTGGTCCGCTCGTCCTACCGCGCCGGCCGCCTCTACCAGCAGGCGCTCGCCGCCCGCGAGCAGGTCGCCGTCACCGGCTGA
- the lipB gene encoding lipoyl(octanoyl) transferase LipB encodes MSVTTSGPTAVRAGRLDYQAAWDEQRRLHEAVVAGEQADTVLLLEHPSVYTAGKRTEPWDRPVDGTPVVDVDRGGKITWHGPGQLVGYPILRLPDPVDVVAYVRRTEQLLIDVCAEFGLAAGRVEGRSGVWVPADDRGPARKVAAIGIRVAQGVTLHGFSVNCDCDLGFFDRIVPCGIRDAGVTSLTAELGRPVTVADVLPVVERHLPTLTRV; translated from the coding sequence GTGAGCGTGACGACTTCCGGACCGACCGCCGTCCGCGCCGGCCGGCTCGACTACCAGGCCGCCTGGGACGAGCAGCGCCGGCTGCACGAGGCCGTGGTGGCCGGCGAGCAGGCCGACACGGTGCTGCTCCTGGAGCACCCCAGCGTCTACACCGCCGGCAAGCGGACCGAGCCGTGGGACCGGCCGGTGGACGGCACGCCGGTGGTGGACGTGGACCGCGGCGGCAAGATCACCTGGCACGGTCCGGGGCAGTTGGTCGGCTACCCGATCCTCCGCCTGCCCGACCCGGTCGACGTGGTGGCGTACGTCCGGCGCACCGAGCAGTTGCTGATCGACGTCTGCGCCGAGTTCGGGCTGGCCGCCGGCCGGGTCGAGGGCCGCAGCGGCGTCTGGGTGCCGGCGGACGACCGGGGCCCGGCGCGGAAGGTGGCCGCCATCGGCATCCGGGTGGCCCAGGGTGTCACGCTGCACGGCTTCTCCGTCAACTGCGACTGCGACCTGGGCTTCTTCGACCGGATCGTGCCGTGCGGCATCCGCGACGCCGGGGTCACCTCGCTCACCGCCGAGCTGGGCCGGCCGGTCACGGTCGCCGACGTGCTGCCGGTGGTCGAGCGGCACCTGCCCACCCTGACCCGGGTCTGA
- a CDS encoding TIGR01777 family oxidoreductase yields the protein MRILMAGVSGFLGTRLVDRLTADGHQVTRLVRRPPRTPDERQWNPAAAQLDPQVVADADAVVNLAGAGVGDKRWDDDYRKLIRTSRVDSTTTLAITIAGLPAADRPAVLLNSSAVGWYGNTGDRTVEEDAPAGEGFLADVCRVWEAATRPAEDAGVRVARLRTGLPLHRDGGLLKPQLLPFRLGVGGKLGNGRQWLPWISMRDWLDAVVFLLAREDVAGPVNVVGPAPVTNAEFTRELARQLHRPAIMPIPALALKVALGGFAQEALTSTRVLPGVLGRAGFTWTHPDLPGALHAALTG from the coding sequence ATGCGGATCCTCATGGCCGGCGTGTCCGGCTTCCTCGGCACCCGACTGGTCGACCGGCTCACCGCCGATGGGCACCAGGTCACCCGCCTGGTCCGCCGCCCACCGCGTACCCCGGACGAGCGGCAGTGGAATCCGGCCGCCGCGCAGCTCGACCCGCAGGTGGTCGCGGACGCCGACGCGGTGGTGAACCTGGCCGGCGCCGGGGTGGGTGACAAGCGCTGGGACGACGACTACCGGAAGCTGATCCGGACCAGCCGGGTGGACAGCACGACCACGCTCGCCATCACGATCGCGGGCCTGCCCGCCGCGGACCGGCCGGCGGTGCTGTTGAACTCGTCCGCGGTCGGCTGGTACGGCAACACCGGGGACCGGACCGTGGAGGAGGACGCGCCGGCCGGTGAGGGGTTCCTCGCCGACGTCTGCCGGGTCTGGGAGGCGGCGACCCGGCCGGCCGAGGACGCCGGCGTCCGGGTGGCGCGGCTGCGCACCGGGTTGCCGCTGCACCGCGACGGCGGCCTGCTCAAGCCGCAGTTGCTGCCGTTCCGGCTGGGGGTCGGCGGCAAGTTGGGCAACGGCCGGCAGTGGCTGCCCTGGATCTCGATGCGGGACTGGCTGGACGCGGTGGTGTTCCTACTGGCCCGCGAGGACGTGGCCGGCCCGGTCAACGTGGTCGGTCCGGCGCCGGTCACGAACGCCGAGTTCACCCGGGAGCTGGCCCGCCAACTGCACCGGCCGGCGATCATGCCGATCCCGGCGCTGGCGTTGAAGGTGGCGCTCGGCGGGTTCGCGCAGGAGGCGCTGACCAGCACCCGGGTGCTGCCCGGGGTGCTCGGCCGGGCCGGCTTCACCTGGACCCACCCGGACCTGCCCGGCGCGCTGCACGCCGCCCTCACCGGCTGA
- a CDS encoding DUF2079 domain-containing protein: MAVSHTFTVRAVCPGPVGNVRCVPSSPSPVTRDRRADLLVTLAAVALALWVTSGMWRDPNTRAITVNSSDQALFEWLLAFGGHALTHGENPLFTHLINVPDGVNLAVNTSITVYAAVFAPLTYLIGPPATFLVILTLNLAATAVAWYWLLSRHLVASRLAAGVGALFIAFCPAMVSHANAHLNWTAGWLVPLLIWGVFRLRRPGRAVTGGIVLGLLVAVAFSIAAEGLFFTALALAAFLLVWALHPARRAEVREVLPRVLAGLAVTALVAGVLLAYPLWLHFAGPQRFHGTGFDPLIHSEDIAAFGSYPRRSLAGWAGFGTSLAPNPTEENSFFGIPLLLLAVACFALLWRRADRAFRATLLALGVTAVVFAVLSWGPTAKWNGRRTDQLLPFGVLDNLPVVNAALPSRLALVVAPVIGLLLAYAIDALRARPPRRRVAGAAWLVGFAAALLPLLPTPLLTSVREPIPAFVTGGAWKRYVPPDGVLTPLPLTVDVYPDGQRWQAYALAHRQGEFRIPAGFFLGPGGPDGRGRIGPVPRTFDSLMDQAGSTGLVPIVTEGSIRESRADLRYWGVRVVVLADRVHGAKYDVDEEALRRTATALLGPPERVEDVWLWRVPPA, from the coding sequence ATGGCTGTCAGTCACACATTCACCGTCCGGGCGGTGTGCCCAGGTCCGGTTGGTAACGTCCGCTGCGTGCCGTCCTCCCCGTCCCCGGTCACCCGCGACCGGCGCGCCGACCTGCTGGTGACACTCGCGGCGGTGGCGCTGGCGCTCTGGGTCACCAGCGGGATGTGGCGGGACCCGAACACCCGCGCGATCACCGTCAACTCCAGCGACCAGGCGCTCTTCGAGTGGCTGCTGGCCTTCGGCGGGCACGCGCTCACCCACGGCGAGAACCCGCTCTTCACCCACCTGATCAACGTCCCGGACGGGGTCAACCTCGCGGTCAACACCTCGATCACCGTGTACGCGGCGGTCTTCGCGCCGCTGACGTACCTGATCGGGCCACCCGCGACGTTCCTGGTGATCCTGACGCTCAACCTGGCCGCCACCGCGGTGGCCTGGTACTGGCTGCTCAGCCGGCACCTGGTCGCCAGCCGGCTGGCCGCCGGGGTGGGCGCGCTGTTCATCGCCTTCTGCCCGGCCATGGTGTCGCACGCCAACGCGCACCTGAACTGGACCGCGGGCTGGCTGGTGCCGCTGCTGATCTGGGGCGTGTTCCGGCTGCGCCGCCCCGGCCGCGCGGTCACCGGCGGGATCGTGCTCGGCCTGCTGGTGGCGGTCGCGTTCTCGATCGCCGCCGAGGGCCTCTTCTTCACCGCGCTGGCGCTCGCGGCGTTCCTGCTGGTCTGGGCGCTGCACCCGGCCCGGCGGGCGGAGGTGCGCGAGGTGCTGCCGCGCGTGCTGGCCGGGCTCGCGGTGACCGCGCTGGTCGCGGGCGTGCTGCTGGCGTACCCGCTCTGGCTGCACTTCGCCGGGCCGCAACGGTTCCACGGCACCGGCTTCGACCCGCTGATCCACTCCGAGGACATCGCCGCGTTCGGGTCGTATCCGCGCCGGTCGCTCGCCGGCTGGGCCGGGTTCGGCACGTCGCTGGCGCCCAACCCGACCGAGGAGAACTCGTTCTTCGGCATCCCGCTGCTGCTGCTCGCGGTCGCCTGCTTCGCCCTGCTGTGGCGACGCGCCGACCGGGCGTTCCGGGCCACACTGCTCGCGCTCGGCGTGACCGCGGTGGTCTTCGCGGTGCTCTCCTGGGGGCCGACCGCCAAGTGGAACGGGCGGCGCACCGACCAGTTGCTGCCGTTCGGCGTGCTGGACAACCTGCCGGTGGTCAACGCGGCCCTGCCGTCGCGGCTGGCGCTCGTCGTCGCGCCGGTGATCGGCCTGCTGCTGGCGTACGCGATCGACGCGCTGCGCGCCCGGCCGCCCCGGCGGCGGGTGGCCGGGGCGGCCTGGCTGGTCGGCTTCGCCGCCGCGCTGCTGCCGCTGCTGCCCACCCCGCTGCTCACCAGCGTCCGCGAGCCGATCCCGGCGTTCGTCACCGGCGGGGCCTGGAAGCGCTACGTCCCGCCCGACGGGGTGCTCACCCCGCTGCCGCTGACCGTCGACGTCTACCCGGACGGGCAGCGCTGGCAGGCGTACGCGCTGGCCCACCGGCAGGGTGAGTTCCGCATCCCGGCCGGCTTCTTCCTCGGTCCGGGCGGGCCGGACGGCCGGGGCCGGATCGGCCCGGTGCCGCGCACCTTTGACAGCCTGATGGACCAGGCCGGCAGCACCGGGCTGGTGCCGATCGTCACCGAGGGCAGCATCCGGGAGTCCCGGGCCGACCTGCGCTACTGGGGGGTGCGGGTGGTGGTGCTGGCCGACCGGGTGCACGGCGCCAAGTACGACGTCGACGAGGAGGCGTTGCGCCGGACCGCCACCGCCCTGCTCGGCCCGCCCGAGCGGGTCGAGGACGTCTGGCTGTGGCGGGTGCCCCCGGCGTGA
- a CDS encoding VOC family protein, which translates to MRLDLVTVVVTEYDPAVAFFTEVLGFELTEDSPSLTNDGRPKRWVVVRPPGGGTGLLLARADGEHQAGAVGDQTRGRVGFFLRVDDFEATHRRMVAAGVEFVRPARTEPYGRVAVFRDIAGNLWDLLGPA; encoded by the coding sequence GTGCGGCTCGACCTCGTCACCGTCGTCGTCACCGAGTACGACCCGGCCGTCGCGTTCTTCACCGAGGTGCTCGGCTTCGAGTTGACCGAGGACTCGCCGTCGCTGACGAACGACGGCCGGCCGAAGCGCTGGGTGGTGGTGCGCCCGCCGGGCGGGGGCACCGGACTGCTGCTGGCCCGGGCGGACGGGGAGCACCAGGCCGGGGCGGTCGGTGACCAGACGCGCGGCCGGGTCGGCTTCTTCCTCCGGGTCGACGACTTCGAGGCCACGCACCGCCGGATGGTCGCCGCGGGTGTGGAGTTCGTCCGCCCGGCCCGCACCGAGCCGTACGGGCGGGTCGCGGTCTTCCGGGACATCGCCGGCAACCTGTGGGACCTGCTCGGTCCGGCCTGA
- a CDS encoding LLM class flavin-dependent oxidoreductase — MAIFSVQARPTDAVGWAELARTVEAAGFDALLAADHPGFGPSPFVSLAAAAAVTDTLGLGSYVSNAGVREPLLLAADVATLDVVSGGRARLGLGAGHTPGEWRAVGRERPNVAGRVRRCVAVAEAVRALLAGDEVTVDTPDLAAYAARLDGPRPVQERIPLTVGTANSTLLRWAGAHADVVGLTGFGRTLADGHQHEARWRADQIEAQLAHVAAGAAGRDEPPALEALVQRVAVTDDAEAVAAETAAETGLTPAEVLATPFVLIGTADEIVAAVAAHERRWGVTRFVVRADAVDGIAPLLSRLVGNGSTSSALETGH; from the coding sequence ATGGCGATCTTCTCCGTACAGGCCCGGCCGACCGACGCGGTGGGCTGGGCCGAGCTGGCCCGCACCGTCGAGGCCGCCGGCTTCGACGCGCTCCTCGCCGCCGACCATCCGGGTTTCGGGCCGTCCCCGTTCGTGTCGCTGGCCGCCGCCGCGGCGGTGACCGACACGCTGGGCCTCGGTTCCTACGTGTCGAACGCCGGCGTCCGGGAGCCGCTCCTGCTCGCCGCCGACGTGGCCACGCTGGACGTGGTCTCCGGCGGGCGGGCACGGCTCGGGCTGGGCGCCGGCCACACGCCGGGCGAGTGGCGGGCCGTCGGGCGCGAGCGCCCGAACGTCGCCGGCCGGGTCCGCCGCTGCGTCGCGGTCGCCGAGGCGGTACGCGCGCTGCTGGCCGGCGACGAGGTCACCGTGGACACCCCGGACCTGGCCGCGTACGCCGCCCGCCTCGACGGGCCGCGACCGGTCCAGGAGCGGATCCCGCTCACCGTGGGCACCGCCAACTCGACGCTGCTGCGCTGGGCCGGCGCGCACGCCGACGTGGTCGGCCTGACCGGCTTCGGGCGCACCCTGGCCGACGGCCACCAGCACGAGGCGCGGTGGCGGGCCGACCAGATCGAGGCGCAGCTCGCCCACGTGGCCGCCGGCGCGGCCGGCCGCGACGAGCCGCCCGCCCTGGAGGCGCTGGTCCAGCGCGTCGCGGTGACCGACGACGCCGAGGCGGTCGCCGCCGAGACGGCCGCGGAGACCGGCCTCACCCCGGCCGAGGTGCTGGCCACCCCGTTCGTGCTGATCGGCACCGCGGACGAGATCGTCGCGGCGGTGGCCGCGCACGAGCGCCGCTGGGGCGTCACCCGCTTCGTGGTACGCGCCGACGCCGTCGACGGGATCGCACCGCTCCTGTCCCGACTGGTCGGAAACGGCTCGACTTCGAGTGCACTCGAGACCGGACACTGA
- a CDS encoding aldo/keto reductase — protein MTTTRRLGRSGIEVSAIGVGCWAIGGPLWDGAQPLGWGEVDDDESVRTVHRALELGATLFDTSSNYGAGHSERVLGRALAGRRDRAVLATKFGYPTDEATRQAAGEDASPAYARRSLEDSLRRLGTDHVDLYQLHLGGLPVPRALDLVETLEDLVKSGKIRAYGWSTDDPASARAFAEAGPHCAAIQHDQSVLRDNAAMLAVCDEFDLASLNRGPLAMGLLTAKYQDAPAARGGDDVRGSAPEWLDWFHDGVPRAEWADRVARVREALTADGRTLAQGALGWLLARSPHTLPIPGCRTVGQAEENVGALAYGPLPEAAFAEVERLLADLRATPASA, from the coding sequence ATGACGACGACACGACGACTGGGCCGCAGCGGCATCGAGGTCAGCGCGATCGGTGTGGGCTGCTGGGCGATCGGCGGCCCGCTCTGGGACGGCGCGCAGCCGCTCGGCTGGGGCGAGGTGGACGACGACGAGTCGGTCCGCACCGTGCACCGGGCGTTGGAGCTGGGCGCGACCCTCTTCGACACCTCCAGCAACTACGGCGCGGGGCACAGCGAGCGGGTGCTGGGCCGCGCGCTCGCCGGCCGCCGGGACCGGGCGGTGCTCGCCACCAAGTTCGGCTATCCCACCGACGAGGCGACCCGGCAGGCGGCCGGCGAGGACGCCAGCCCGGCGTACGCGCGGCGCAGCCTGGAGGACTCGCTGCGCCGGCTCGGCACCGACCACGTCGACCTCTACCAACTGCACCTGGGCGGGCTGCCGGTGCCGCGGGCGCTGGACCTGGTCGAGACGCTGGAGGACCTGGTGAAGTCCGGCAAGATCCGGGCGTACGGCTGGAGCACCGACGACCCGGCCTCGGCGCGCGCGTTCGCCGAGGCGGGTCCGCACTGCGCGGCGATCCAGCACGACCAGTCGGTGCTGCGGGACAACGCGGCGATGCTGGCGGTGTGCGACGAGTTCGACCTGGCCAGCCTCAACCGGGGCCCGTTGGCGATGGGCCTGCTCACCGCGAAGTACCAGGACGCGCCGGCCGCCCGGGGCGGCGACGACGTCCGCGGCTCGGCGCCGGAGTGGCTGGACTGGTTCCACGACGGCGTTCCGCGCGCCGAGTGGGCCGACCGGGTGGCCCGGGTCCGCGAGGCGCTCACCGCCGACGGTCGCACGCTCGCCCAGGGCGCGCTGGGCTGGCTGCTCGCCCGCAGCCCGCACACGCTGCCGATCCCCGGCTGCCGGACGGTCGGCCAGGCCGAGGAGAACGTGGGCGCGTTGGCGTACGGGCCGCTGCCGGAGGCCGCGTTCGCGGAGGTGGAGCGCCTCCTCGCCGACCTGCGCGCCACCCCGGCGAGCGCCTGA
- the aspS gene encoding aspartate--tRNA(Asn) ligase, protein MQRILSSQLTAHVGATVRLAGWVHRRRLLKSVAFLVLRDAAGLAQVVVAAPDVRAQVEALTEETVVEVVGTVVANPTAPAGVEVVEPTVRPLGPPAVPPPFDLYRPALTASLPTQLDHASTALRHPTRSAALRISAAAVAGFRATLDRQRFVEVHTPKVVGSSTESGANVFALDWFGRPAYLAQSPQFYKQLMVGVFERVYEVGPVFRAEPHDTVRHLAQYTSLDVELGFVTDHRDVMAVLRETLAGMFAGVAERAGGALDTLGVTLPAVPAEIPAVHFTEALKIAGAPADEPDLAPAHERALGEWARAEHGSDFLFVTGYPMAKRPFYTHPDPARPTHSNGFDLLFRGMELVTGGQRLHRHADYLAALAARGEPVEPYAGYVDAFRHGMPPHGGFAIGLERFVARLTGAANVREVTAFPRDLHRLTP, encoded by the coding sequence GTGCAACGCATCCTGTCCTCCCAGCTCACCGCCCATGTCGGCGCGACCGTCCGGCTCGCCGGCTGGGTCCACCGCCGCCGGCTGCTCAAGTCGGTGGCCTTCCTGGTCCTTCGGGACGCCGCCGGGCTCGCCCAGGTGGTGGTCGCCGCGCCCGACGTGCGCGCGCAGGTCGAGGCGCTCACCGAGGAGACCGTCGTCGAGGTCGTCGGCACCGTGGTCGCGAACCCCACCGCGCCCGCCGGGGTCGAGGTCGTCGAGCCGACGGTACGACCGCTCGGCCCGCCCGCCGTGCCGCCCCCGTTCGACCTGTACCGGCCGGCGCTCACCGCGAGCCTGCCCACCCAGCTCGACCACGCGTCGACCGCGCTGCGCCACCCGACCCGTTCCGCCGCGCTGCGGATCTCGGCGGCGGCGGTGGCCGGCTTCCGGGCCACGCTCGACCGGCAGCGGTTCGTCGAGGTGCACACCCCGAAGGTGGTCGGCTCGTCGACCGAGAGCGGGGCGAACGTGTTCGCGCTGGACTGGTTCGGCCGGCCCGCCTACCTGGCGCAGTCGCCGCAGTTCTACAAGCAGCTCATGGTCGGCGTCTTCGAGCGGGTGTACGAGGTGGGGCCGGTGTTCCGCGCCGAGCCGCACGACACCGTCCGGCACCTGGCCCAGTACACCTCGCTCGACGTGGAGCTGGGATTCGTGACCGACCACCGGGACGTGATGGCGGTGCTCCGGGAGACCCTGGCCGGGATGTTCGCCGGCGTGGCCGAGCGGGCCGGTGGCGCGCTCGACACGCTGGGCGTGACGCTGCCCGCGGTGCCCGCCGAGATCCCGGCGGTGCACTTCACCGAGGCGCTGAAGATCGCCGGGGCGCCGGCCGACGAACCGGACCTGGCGCCGGCGCACGAGCGGGCGCTGGGGGAGTGGGCCCGGGCCGAGCACGGCAGCGACTTCCTGTTCGTCACCGGGTACCCGATGGCGAAGCGACCCTTCTACACCCACCCGGACCCGGCCCGCCCGACCCACTCGAACGGCTTCGACCTGCTGTTCCGGGGGATGGAGCTGGTCACCGGCGGGCAGCGGCTGCACCGGCACGCCGACTACCTGGCCGCGCTGGCGGCGCGCGGCGAGCCGGTGGAGCCGTACGCCGGGTATGTGGACGCGTTCCGGCACGGCATGCCGCCGCACGGCGGTTTCGCGATCGGCCTGGAGCGGTTCGTGGCCCGGTTGACCGGTGCGGCGAACGTCCGGGAGGTGACCGCCTTCCCGCGCGACCTGCACCGCCTCACGCCGTGA
- a CDS encoding PHB depolymerase family esterase — translation MSRSSSLITRLAGAAAGVVLAAAGVLVAALPAQAASLTQVTGFGSNPGNLTMYAYRPDGLPGNAPAVVLLHGCTQNASTYFTNSGWQKYADQWKFALIVPQQPSGNNANSCFNWFETGDTARGQGEALSIKQMVDYAKTNYGTAAGRVYVSGLSAGGAMSSVMLATYPDVFAAGSVIAGIPYRCATSTTTAFSCMNPGVDKTPAQWGDLVRNAYAGWSGPRPRVAVWHGTSDYTVNVANAAESRDQWTNVLGVSQTPTSTSSLPGGTSLEVYGNDQVRVYRVSGMGHGTPVDPGSAADQCGTAGAYFLDTICSTYRDALFFGLGGGGATPSPTPTATASPTASPTPTASPTVAPVCVTASNYAHVAAGRAYQSGGYAYALGSGQRMGLYNTFYTTSLKQTGPGYWVIGC, via the coding sequence GTGTCCCGCTCCTCATCCCTCATCACCCGCCTCGCCGGGGCGGCGGCCGGGGTCGTACTGGCCGCGGCCGGCGTCCTGGTCGCCGCCCTGCCCGCGCAGGCCGCCTCGCTGACCCAGGTCACCGGCTTCGGCTCCAACCCCGGCAACCTGACCATGTACGCCTACCGCCCGGACGGCCTGCCCGGCAACGCGCCCGCCGTGGTGCTGCTGCACGGCTGCACCCAGAACGCCTCCACCTACTTCACCAACTCCGGCTGGCAGAAGTACGCCGACCAGTGGAAGTTCGCGCTGATCGTGCCGCAGCAGCCGTCCGGCAACAACGCCAACTCCTGCTTCAACTGGTTCGAGACCGGCGACACCGCACGCGGCCAGGGCGAGGCGCTGTCGATCAAGCAGATGGTCGACTACGCGAAGACGAACTACGGCACCGCCGCCGGCCGGGTCTACGTCAGCGGTCTCTCCGCCGGCGGCGCGATGAGTTCCGTCATGCTCGCCACCTACCCCGACGTGTTCGCCGCCGGCTCGGTGATCGCCGGCATCCCGTACCGCTGCGCCACCAGCACCACCACGGCGTTCAGCTGCATGAACCCGGGCGTGGACAAGACCCCGGCACAGTGGGGCGACCTGGTCCGCAACGCGTACGCCGGCTGGTCCGGCCCGCGCCCCCGGGTGGCCGTGTGGCACGGCACCAGCGACTACACGGTCAACGTGGCGAACGCGGCCGAGTCGCGGGACCAGTGGACCAACGTGCTCGGCGTCTCGCAGACCCCGACCAGCACCTCGTCGCTGCCGGGCGGCACCAGCCTGGAGGTCTACGGCAACGACCAGGTGCGCGTCTACCGGGTCTCCGGGATGGGCCACGGCACGCCCGTCGACCCGGGTTCGGCCGCCGACCAGTGCGGCACCGCCGGGGCGTACTTCCTGGACACCATCTGCTCGACGTACCGTGACGCGCTCTTCTTCGGCCTCGGAGGCGGCGGCGCCACGCCCAGCCCGACCCCGACGGCGACCGCGTCGCCGACCGCCTCGCCCACCCCGACCGCGTCGCCGACCGTCGCGCCGGTCTGCGTCACCGCCAGCAACTACGCGCACGTCGCGGCCGGCCGGGCCTACCAGTCCGGCGGGTACGCCTACGCGCTCGGCAGCGGCCAGCGGATGGGCCTCTACAACACGTTCTACACGACGTCGCTCAAGCAGACCGGCCCCGGCTACTGGGTCATCGGCTGCTGA
- a CDS encoding oxidoreductase, giving the protein MTTDTVSAGAAGTWQLGDRTVNRIGLGAMRLTANADGGPSDRDRAVAVLRRAVELGVNHIDTAAFYFSPLRSANELINRALSPYPEDLVIVTKVGPGKDPSGGWLPMARPEQLRGQVEENLRQLGRDHLDVVNLRVYGPEPLGEHFGALAELVDAGLIRHLGVSAVRPHQVAEARAIAPVVCVQNSYGLGYRRSNDELIRDCAAHGTAFVPFFSIVTSGREAGAIGEEHPEVLAVAREHGVTPAQVRLAWTLSRGPNVLAIPGTGDPAHLEQNVAAGALRLSPAALARLDAV; this is encoded by the coding sequence ATGACCACCGACACCGTTTCCGCCGGCGCGGCCGGCACCTGGCAGCTCGGCGACCGGACCGTCAACCGGATCGGCCTCGGCGCGATGCGGTTGACCGCGAACGCCGACGGCGGACCGAGCGACCGGGACCGGGCCGTCGCCGTGCTGCGCCGCGCGGTCGAGCTGGGCGTCAACCACATCGACACGGCGGCGTTCTACTTCTCGCCGTTGCGCTCGGCCAACGAGCTGATCAACCGGGCGCTGTCGCCGTACCCGGAGGATCTGGTGATCGTCACCAAGGTCGGGCCCGGCAAGGACCCGTCCGGCGGGTGGCTGCCGATGGCCCGGCCGGAGCAGTTGCGCGGCCAGGTCGAGGAGAACCTGCGCCAGCTCGGCCGCGACCACCTCGACGTGGTCAACCTCCGGGTGTACGGGCCGGAGCCGCTGGGCGAGCACTTCGGCGCGCTCGCCGAGCTGGTCGACGCCGGGCTGATCCGGCACCTCGGCGTCTCCGCGGTCCGCCCGCACCAGGTCGCCGAGGCGCGGGCGATCGCCCCGGTGGTCTGCGTGCAGAACTCGTACGGCCTCGGCTACCGCCGGAGCAACGACGAGCTGATCCGGGACTGCGCCGCGCACGGCACCGCGTTCGTGCCGTTCTTCTCGATCGTGACCAGCGGGCGGGAGGCCGGCGCCATCGGCGAGGAGCACCCGGAGGTGCTCGCGGTGGCGCGCGAGCACGGGGTCACCCCGGCGCAGGTCCGGCTGGCCTGGACGCTGAGCCGGGGTCCGAACGTGCTCGCCATCCCCGGCACCGGCGACCCGGCGCACCTGGAGCAGAACGTCGCCGCCGGCGCGCTGCGCCTCTCCCCCGCCGCCCTGGCGCGCCTCGACGCGGTCTGA